Genomic DNA from Roseburia intestinalis L1-82:
ATATAAAGAAAAGACGATTCCACTCAGAATCGTCTTTTCTTTATAATATATGCTTATTTTTTCCCACGCAGCAGCTTAATGATCTTCCCCTCATACACCACTGTCACAATAACGATCAATGCAACCGTCACCAGACTATACCCTTTATTGATCTGCACTCCGGCGACATCACAGATACTGGTAAATAAAAGACTGAGCACGAAGATCAGCTTGACTGCGCGCACCATATGAATCGTATATTTTCTTATTTTCCCACTACATATTTCTTTCGGCAGGTTATTTACCCTTTCCGGATAACGTGCAAGCAGCGTCAGTCCAACATATACAAGGATCAGGATTGCCGCATTTAAAATAATCCCGGTAAATGATACTCCATATACGATTCCATAGTAGATCTGCAGTCCAAGATAGACCAGTGCAGCCACGATTCCCACTGCTTCAAGCAGGAAATCAACCGTTGTCATTTCTTCTTTTTTCAAATGTTTTCTCCTGTTCTGTTATTTCTAAATATGTTTCAAATGCCGTTTTCCATTCCTCCGTCAGCCGCTCTAAATTCCACGCCGCATTTGCGGGGCTTGTGGACGGCAGTTTTCCAAGCGGCGGCATTCCCTCTTTATGACAGTATTTTACAAAAAGCTGATGTGCTTTTCCACCATTTGCAAAAATTCCCTGTATTTTTGCATTTGATAAGATCAGATCCATATCGTTTGGCACCACATTTCTGATGGAGCTGTCGGAAGATCCAACGATATCACAGGAATCGATCACATCCCACACTGCTATGCGATGTCTTAGCAGAAGATCCTTCTTTTCATCGATCGTCTGTGGCAGAGGTTCCTTGAAAATCCCTGCAATCACCTTCCAGAACCGGTTTTGCGGATGCCCGTAATAGAACTGGTTTTCCCGCGACTTTACAGACGGAAAGGAACCCAGGATCAATATCCTGGATTCCTCATTGTATACAGGTAAAAACGTATGTTTTACATGTGTATATTCCATTTTATACCCGCTTTCTATTCATAATTTTTGACATTGGAGCTGTCTACTTTTTCAAATGGTACCCAGACATATAAACCATCTTCCGTAGCACCCTCTAAGGTCGTGACATCTTTTCCGGTTGCAAGTGCGATTGCTGCATAAACAGCACTCTCACCCTGTCCAACTGCGGACTGGTATACGGTAAAGTCCATCTTTCCATCTTCAATCGCTTTGCATCCGTCTGCAGTTGCATCGATTCCAAGTACCGTCACATCACTGATTCCTGCTGCATCACAGGCATCAATGATACCAAGTGCCATAGAGTCGTTGTTGCAGACAGCAACGTCACACTTCTGTCCTGTCTTTAAAAATATATTGAACATCTCTTTCGCACGATCCTGCTCCCAGTCGGCGTTATCTTCAAAGACATAATTGATCTTTTTCCCTGATGCATTTAAAGTATCCTTTAATGACTCAGATCTTCCTTTTGTCGCGGAATGTTTTTTCGGTCCTTTTAACAACACCACATTAATCTCATCCGCAGAAGCAAATTTATCTAGAATGTACTCTGCCTGATACTGTCCTGCCACATATTCATCCGATCCAACATAAATATATTTCCCAGCCTGAAGTCTCGACTCATCCGGGCAGCTGTTAAAAAATACGATTGGTATATCACCTGCAAGTGCTTCTAACTCCAGCGCTGTGTCGGCATCAACCGGTCCGCATAAAATCACATCATAATTCTCACTGACCGCCTTTTTGATATGTTCCACCTGGTTTTCAATGGAATTTTCTGCATCAAATACATCCAGCTGTGCCCCACACTCTTCCGCAGTCTGCTGTGCCTGTGCCACAAGTACATTTCGGAAGGTATCCGCCTGTGATAACGACAGCAGCATTTTTAAACCTTTTCCATCAGCTGCGCCTGTCTGTGTATTTCCACCACATCCGGCAAGGCATCCTACAAGCAATGCCAGACACATGATAGTACTTATTAATTTCTTCATCGCACGATCTCCTCTCTATATCCGGAACTGTTTTACCTGTTCTGCAAGTTGATCTGCAGAAACAGCAAGGTTATCTGCTTCCTGTTCTACCTGGTCACTGTTCTTTGAAATATTCTTTGCCTGCTGTAACATGGATTCTGATGTTGCAAGGATCTCATCGGAACTTGCCGCCTGTTCTTCCGAAATAGCTGCAACATTCGTAGCAACCTGATCTACCTGATTGATCTTATCAACCACATTGCCGATCAGTGTGCTTGTCTCCTGGATATTCTTAAAGATCGTATCAAATGTATCAACTGCTGTATGGATCAGCTCTGCACTGCCGGAAATATCCTGTGCACTGTTTCCTGCCTGTCTGACGGCATCTTCTACCAGATTGTTGATTTCAGTGATCAGCTCTGTGATATGTGCTACCGAATCCGCACTGTTCTTTGCAAGTGTACCAATCTCAGCTGCAACAACTGCAAATCCTCTTCCTGCTTCGCCTGCGCGTGCAGCCTCAATTGATGCATTTAAAGATAACAGGTTCGTCTCGTCAGCAATATCGCCAATCAGTTGGATGATCTGCACGATCTCGCCGGAAGCTGTTCCTACCTTATTAACGGCTTCCTCTAAATTATGGATGGAGACTTCAATATCAGAAAGTGCCTCGCCGACACGCTCCATATCTTTTCTGCCTTTTTCAGAAACAGCAACTGTCTCCTGCATCCTGCTCTCGACAATGTCACTGTCACTCTTTGTATCTGCTGCCACACCTGCAAGCTGTGTCGCATTCTGTGCAATCTCATTTACAGATACCGATAACTGGTCGACTGTTGCATTCAGCTCGCTCATCGACTGTGACTGGATTCCCGCTGCAGAACTCATCTCACCGGAAACACCCTTACTTGAGTCAGCCTGATTCTTCAACTTGCCGGAAACATTTCCCATTTCGGAGATCATCTGTTTCATGGAAGCAATAAACTTCTCCACACTTTGGCTCATGACTGCGATCTCATCATTGCCTTTTGTCTTAATAGAAACCGTGAAATCACCGGAAGTCATCGCTGTGATCACTCTTGTCATTTCCTTGACAGGTTTGATTACAACATGAGTTACACGTTCGATCAGTACACAGAGCAATGCAATACAGATCACACTGATTACGATCATAATATTACGAAGCTGTGTCAGATCCGAAAGTACAATGCTGGTCGGAATATACGATATCAAAAGCCAGTTGGTTCCGTCTACTTCCTGAAATACCGTCATATTTCCATCAAGTGTAGCAAAATTATAGTCTTTCTCTGCAGCTTTCTCTGCCGTAAGCTGGTAAAAATGACTCTGTCCTTCTGCCCCGAGTGTCTGGGAAATAAGAGATGAATCACGGTTTGCCAGGATCACACCGCTGGTTTTATCAACCAGAAATGCTTCCGCATCATTCATTTCAATAAAAGAGTTTACGATAATTGCAATACGGTCTAATGTCATGTCTGCTGAAATAACACGCACTTTATCAGATCCGTCATTTAAAATACCGGAAGCACTGATCACATTCACGCCATCTGCATTCTGATAAGCTGAACCGACTGCCATATTCACCCTGGTAAGTCCTTCTTTATACCAGGTACTGTTTGTTACATCTGATTCCTTTTTTGTTGATTCTGATGCCGTTATGAGCTGTCCTGTGGAATCTGCCACATAAAGTCCCTCCGGATAATTACTGTTATAGCCATAATAACCATCCAGTATTGTCTTTAACTCTTCATCACTCGGCTTCAAATCCTCAATGATCTTCTTCGCCATCTGAAATGAAGCAAGGTTTTCATTCAGCCATGCTTCTATCTGGGATGCCTGGTTCTCTACCGAAGACTGCAGTAAATTCTGGGAATATTTTTTGATCGTCCCTGCAGATATCTGATAAGCAGCCACAACAAGTACCACAACGATCGCAATTACGACTGGTATGATCACACCAAGTAACTTTGCCTTAATCGACACCGTTTTTTGTTTTTTCATAAGCTGTCCTCTCTTTTTTACATAAAATTTACAACATAAATTATAAAATCTTCGTCGTTTTTCGTCAATATGTATCACAAACCGTTTTCGCTAAAATTTATATTGTATACATGTATTTTTCAAGAAATCGTATGATCTTTTCTTGAAAATGAGACCTGCTGTGCTATAATAAATTAGTGTGCCATTTTCTTTTTCATACATATATCAGGCACACGGGATTGGTATCATGCCGCTGCATGCGGTTTATACCAGAGAGGAGAACCTTAGATGGAACATTTAATCATTCCAAAAGATTATCATTCAGAATTAAATCTGCACGATACACAGATTGCAATCAAAACAGTAAAAGATTTTTTCCAGAACCTGCTTGCACTTCGTCTGAATCTGTCCCGCGTTTCGGCTCCACTTTTTGTTGATCCGTTATCCGGTCTCAATGACAACTTAAACGGTATTGAACGTCCGGTTACTTTCGATATCAAAGAGCAGAACGGGAAAGAGGCAGAGGTTGTACAGTCTCTCGCAAAATGGAAACGCTACGCATTAAAGAAATACGGTTTCGACTACGGTGAAGGCCTGTATACCGATATGAATGCGATCCGCAGAGATGAAGACACGGATAACATCCACTCTATTTTCGTAGACCAGTGGGACTGGGAAAAAATCATCCATAAAGAGGATCGTAATATCGAGACATTAAAAGAAACAGTTACCACTGTTTATAACTGCCTGCGCAAGACAGAAAAATATATGGCGATCCAGTACGATTATATAGAAGAGATTCTTCCACATGATATCTTCTTTATCACGACTCAGGAATTGGAAGAAATGTTCCCTGACAACACACCAAAGGAACGTGAATATTATATTACAAAAACCAAAGGTGCCGTATGTATCATGAAGATCGGCGATACTTTGGAAAACGGAGAGCCTCACGACGGACGTGCTCCGGATTACGATGACTGGTCCTTAAACGCAGATATCGTTGTTTACTATCCGGTACTTGACATCGCACTTGAGATTTCTTCCATGGGTATCCGGGTTGACAAGAAAGCGCTTCTCTCCCAGCTCAAAAAAGCAGGCTGTGAGGAGCGTGCAAAACTTCCTTTCCAGAAAGCGATCATCAACGAAGAGCTTCCTTATACAATCGGTGGTGGAATCGGACAGTCCCGTATCTGTATGTTCTTCCTTCGCAAGGCACATATTGGAGAAGTACAGTCTTCCCTGTGGCCGGAAGCTATCGCAAAAGAATGTGAAAAGAACGGTATTCAGCTTTTGTAACAGGAACGGGCATATGCTCCGCAGATATCCTGTCATCAACACTGATGCCTGATAAAAAACAGGTATGTTTCAAATGTCAGCAATGAGCTTTCCCTGCTCCCTGCTGACAAAAACATACCTGTTTTTTTCATCTTTCTGTTTTTTCAGTCCTGTGCGGTTTCCACTATCTTCCGGTCTTTTCAGTCCCGTGTGATTTCCACTATCTTCCGGTCTTTTCAATCCCGTCTGGTTCTCACTATCTCCCGTTTTTTTCTCCTGCTATGATTCCGTAATATTCCGGTCTTCTGTCCCGGAAAAGTCCCCATTCCAGTCGTTTTGCCCGAAGTTCATCCAGTTCATAGGTCTGGCTCAGGATTTCTTCTTTATCTCTGGAAGCACTTAAGATCACCTCTCCTGTTTCATCCGTCAGAAATGAGGAACCATAAAATTCCAGTGCCGACTCCTGTCCGCCATTTTCCGCACATGGCTGCACTACTTCCCTGCCGATCCGGTTTGCGGCAATGACAGGCATCAGATTCGCAGCCGCATGTCCCTGCATGCAGCGTCTCCAGTGCGGCATACTGTCACATTCTAAAATCGGTTCCGAGCCGATCGCTGTCGGGTAAAACAATAATTCTGCACCGAGCAGCGCCATCGCGCGCGCTGTCTCCGGGAACCACTGATCCCAGCAGATTCCAATACCGATGCAACCGTATTTTGTATCAAACACTTTAAATCCGGTATCTCCCGGTGTAAAATAAAATTTTTCCTGATAATAATGATCATCCGGGATGTGGATTTTCCGATACACACCGAGGATCGTTCCATCTCCATCAATGCATGCGATCGAATTATAGAGGTTATTGACATCACGCTCATAAAAGCTGATTGGAAGCACCACGCCCAATTCTTTTGCAAGACGTACTCCCATTGCCACAGCTTCACTCTCCTCCACAGTTCTTGCATAGCTGTAAAAATCATATCTGCGCTGCTGGCAGAAATATTCCCGCTCAAAAAGTTCCGGCAGTAAAATGATATTTGCGCCTTCCGCGGCAGCTTTGCGGATCATTTGTTCTGCTTTTTGTAAGTTTTTCTTGTGCTCCAGGTCGCATTTCATCTGAATTGCGGCTGCTTTTATCTGTCTCATGCGTGTATCCTTTCTGTTCTTTTTATTTTTGCACAGTGAATTAATTCTCCTATGCGGAAAGTTGTACAATAAATTCCCTATAAGGGAATTTGCTGTGTAATACAGTGGATGTTTCCACCGCCTGTCAGTATGTCTCTTGCGTACACCGGTATGATTTTTCTGTCCGGGCAGAGTTTTGCCATAATCTGCTGTGCACGCAGGTCGCTTTCTTCGTTTTCTCCGCCAAATACAGGCATGACTACCGCATTGTTGGAAAAATAAAAGTTTACATAGGAGGCGGCGAGCCGTTCTCCGACTTCCCTGACATCTTCACCTTCCTCAAATTCGTATCCTTCGAGTTCTTCTTTGGTGATACAGACCGGAATATCCGGAATTGGAAGTTTGTGGATGATCAGCTTTCTGGCCTTTGCGTCCCGCACCGAACTTAGATAATCAAAACTCGCTTTCGACATCGCATACTGCGGATCATTCTGGTTATTGGTCCATGCAAGCACAACTTCACCCGGTCTTAGAAATGCACAGACATTGTCCACATGCTCGTTGGTCTCATCCTGATAGATCCCGCGTGGCAGCCATAAAACTTTCTCCACGCCAAGGTAACACTTTAACTGTTCTTCAATCTGCTCCTTTGTAAGCGATGGGTTTCTCCCCGCACTGAGCAGACAGGACTCCGTGACAAGCAATGTTCCCTCTCCGTCGCTGTGGATAGAACCGCCCTCTAACACAAACGGTTCGGCATCATAACAGTCAAACTCGAATTTTCTGCAGAAATTCCATGCAAACGCATTGTCTTTTTCATAAGAAGCATATAGTCCATCCACTTCACCGCCCCAGGCATTAAAAGACCAGTTTACACCGCGCACCTGTGAGTTTTTTACATCATCACCTGTCTGCGCCGTACCATTTCCTGCTGCTGTCAGGTCTGAAATCTTTCCATCCGTTCTGTTTACCAGAAAGGTCGGCGCAACATCCCGCGCCCAGGAATCATCGGTCTCCATCTCAAAGACAACCACCGGATGTAAGTTTTCTTCTTTTTTCAGACTTTCCGCAAATGCTTTTGCATGGTCAATCCCCTTTTTTCCGGCAGCGACATACACTGTCTCACTCGCGGCGATTGCACGGATCACAGCTGAAAACGCTGTTTCTGCTTCCTTCGCGCCATTTCTCCAGGAACCGGGACGCTCTGGCCAGATCATGATACATCCCTGATGCTGCTCAAACTCACCCGGCATGAAAAATCCGTCCTGTACCGGTGTTGTATCTTTTATCATCTTAGGACAGTCTGCCTTTGAAATCTTCATAACCAAACTCCTTTATCATCTCGACATCTCCATCTTCCCGTAAGACTGCAATTCCGGGCAGCGGCATCCCGTTAAATGTATTGTTTTTGACCATGGAATAAATTGCCATATCCTCAAAGACCAGACGGTCTCCCACCTGTTTTTTCTGTGCAAAGCTGTAATCACCGATCACATCCCCGGCAAGGCAGGTCATGGAAGAAAGCCGGCAGGTATGCGGCTTTTCGCCCGGCAGATAACCGTCTTTTAGCGGCGGTCTATATGGCATTTCAAGCACATCCGGCATGTGGCATGCCGCCGATGCATCCAGAATCAGGATATCCATTCCATTGTGTACGATATCCATAACCTCCGTGACAAGATAGCCCGCATTTAATGCGATCGCCTCACCCGGTTCCAAGTAGACCCGGACATTATATTTTCGCCTGATCTCACAGATTAATTTCTTTAGTTCATCCAACTGATAGTCTGCTCTTGTAATATGATGACCGCCGCCTAAGTTCAGCCATTTTACCTGTTTTAAATAACTGCCAAACTTCTCCTCAAACGCATGCCAGGTCGTGATCAGATCATCCGCATTCTGCTCGCAGAGTGTATGAAAATGTAATCCTTCGATTCCCTCCGGCAGTTGATCCGGAAATTCACTTTTAACCACACCAAGCCTTGATCCCGGTCCGCATGGATCATAGATCTCATGCCCTTCCTGTGTGGAGCACTCCGGGTTCACGCGGATCCCGGCACTTGCAGTGCACTCCTGCTGCAAAAAATAGTGCTGATACTTTTCATACTGCGCAAAGGAATTAAAAATAACGTGATCGCAGATCTGCACCAGTTCTTCCATATCTTTTTCCTTATAAGCCGGTGCAAATACATGATTTTCCTTTCCCATCTCCTCTTTTCCAAGGCGCGCCTCAAAGATTCCGCTCGCCGTCGTTCCGCTGATATACTGCCCGATCAGCGGATACAGTGAAAACATGGAAAATGCCTTCTGTGCCAGAAGCACATGGCAGCCGGTTTCCTGTTCCAAATTCTGCAATATTTTTAAATTTTGTTTTAGCTTCTTTTCATCTACCACATAACACGGGGTAGGAATCTCCTGCCATTTCATGATAATTCTCCATTTCTGCAAAAATCCGCTGCGCAAAAGCTGACAAATTTAAAATTTTATCCAACCCGTTTCACACATATTCTTATTTTATGCCACCGTCTGCGGATTTTCGTCCACAACCCATGGCAGACCATACTGGTTTAACATATCCATAAACGGATCCGGATCAAACTCTTCAATATTGAATACACCGTCTTTGTCCCAGACTTTATCGACAACTAACGCTGCACCGATCATAGCCGGAACACCTGTTGTATAAGAAATTGCCTGGGAACCGACTTCTTTGTAACATTCCTGATGATCACAGACATTATAGATATAAATCGTCTTTTCTTTTCCGTCTTTTTTTCCCGTAAAGATACAGCCGATATTTGTTTTTCCAACCGTGCGCGGTCCTAAAGATGCCGGATCCGGAAGCAGTGCTTTTAAGAACTGGATTGGTACGATCTCCCTGCCCTCATACTCGATCGGTGATGTTGAGAGCATTCCGACATTTTCTAAACATTTCATATGTGTCAGATAGCTCTGTCCAAAGGTCATAAAGAAACGGATCCGCTTTACTCCAGGTACATTTTTTGCAAGGGACTCAATTTCCTCATGATGCAGCAGATACATATCTTTCTCGCCAACCTGTGGGAAATTATATTCTCTTTTAATTTCCATTGGTTTTGTTTCTACCCAGTGACCATTCTCCCAGTAAGAACCGTTTGCGGAAACCTCACGCAGGTTGATCTCCGGGTTAAAATTGGTTGCAAACGGATAGCCGTGGTCGCCGCCGTTACAGTCTAAGATATCAATCGTCTCGATCTCATCGAAATAATGTTTCAGGGCATAAGCGGTAAATACACTGGTCACTCCCGGATCAAACCCGCTTCCAAGCAATGCCGTAATTCCTGCCTCTTTGAATTTTTCACGGTATGCCCACTGCCAGGAATAGTCAAAATATGCTGTAAATCCCTCTTCTTTACAGCGTTTTTCATAGATGGCACGCCATTCTTTGTCATCCGTATCCTCCGGCTCATAATTTGCGGTATCGATATAGTCTACTTTGCATGCAAGGCAGGCATCCATAATTGTTAAATCCTGATATGGCAAAGCAACATTTAACACAGCATCCGGCTGATATTTTTTGATCAGGGCGATCAGTTCCTCCGTATTGTCCGCATCCACCTGTGCTGTTGTGATGACAGTGTCCGTTGTTTTTTCCAGTTTCTCTTTTAAGGCGTCACATTTCGATTTTGTTCTGCTCGCAATGCAGATCTCCGTAAAAGTTTTGCTGTTCTGGCAGCATTTGTGAATCGCAACTCCTGCAACTCCGCCACATCCGATAATTAATAATCTTCCCATTTTAATCTCCTTTCCTGCGCTGTCTTTTTGCGCATCTCAAGTTTGTGCCGGGGCACAAATCTTGCGTGTGAAAAAATAAATTTTAATTTAATTTTTATTATTTCTTACGTCCTTCTTCTTCCTCTAACATATCCTCCACATATCGCGGCAGCATAAATGCTCCCTTGTGCAGATTGGTGGTATAATACCAGGTTTTTATCTTCCGCTCTTTCCAGCGCTTTGCATCCAGATCATCGAGCGGATGATATTTCTTTGACGCAAACCCGAACAGCCAGTATCCGGAAGAACACGTTGGTATATGTGCCTGATACACGCGGCTGATTGGAAAGCTATGACTCGCTTTCCGGTGCATACCGCGGCAGGATTCCTCATCTTCATCGTAAAACGGACTTCCATGCTGATATACCATGATTCCGTCATCTTTTAAGGCACGGAAGCAGTTTCCGTAAAATTCCTTGGTAAACAGTCCTGCAGTATGTCCAAGCGGATCAATCGCATCGTTGATGATCAGATCATACTCGTCATGTTTCATCCGCAAAAATTTCAATCCATCCTCATAGTACACCGTCACGCGTTCATCCGATAACCCGCATGCATTGTCCGGAAAAAATTCCTTGCAGACCTCGACAAATACACGATCCGGCTCCACGACATCGATCTGCTCTATCTCATCGTAATAGCCAAGCTCTCGTGCCACGCCGCCGTCACCGCCGCCGATGACTAACACCTTTTTCACATGCGGATGCACCGCCATCGGAACATGCACAATCATCTCATCATAGACAAACTCATCTTTTTCCGAAAAAACAATACTACCGTCGGAACTTAAAAAACGCCCAAACTCATCCGAATCAAACACATCGATCCGCTGAAACTCGGTCTGTAAACCAAATAACTGTTTCTGCACCTTGACCGACACCTTGACTTTTTCCGTGTGATAATCCGAAAACCAAAGTTCCATGATCTTCTCCCTTCTTTTGAAAAAATCTTCTTTTCACAGGAATCTTTATTTTTGCTGATCTATGCTGTTATTTCTTTGCAAGCACATTCAGATTTTCAACTTCCGGATCCTCCGTTCCCTGCATAGAGCATCCCTTTTCTTTTGCATAAACAATGTACTCAATGATCTCCGGCGTGATCATCTCACCCGGCGCTAAAATCGGAATTCCAGGCGGATAGCACATGACAAATTCACCGCAGATCCTTCCCGCTGTCTGACGAACCGGCATGGATTCCTTTTGCGAATAAAATGCCACCTGCGGCGACACTAAAACCTTCGGATTAATATATTCCGTATTCAGCATTTTTGCCGGATCTTTCGAATACAGCCGTTTGATGTCTGCAAGTGCACCCACAAGCCGCTCAATATCCTGTATCCGGTCACCGATGGAAATATAGGCAAGAATATTTGCGATATCTCCAAGCTCGATCTGAATATCATATTCATCCCGCAGCAGATCATAGACCTCAATGCCTGCAAGCCCGATATCTCTCGTATATACAGACAGTTTTGTCACATCAAAATCATAGACACTGCCACCGTTTACCATATCTTTGCCATACGCATAAAATCCACCGATAGAATTGATCTCATCCCTCGCGTACTCCGCCATCTGTGCCACTTTCGCAAAAGATTCCTTTCCTCGCAAGGCAAGGTTTCTCCGCGAAATATCAAGGCTCGACATCAGAAGATAAGATGCACTCGTCGTCTGCGTCAGATTGATGATCTGGCTGACATATTCCCAGTTCACACCCTTTCCGGTCAGAAGAAGAGAGCTCTGCGTCAGGCTTCCCCCCGACTTGTGCATGGAGACAGACGCCATATCCGCCCCAGCATCCATGGCACATACCGG
This window encodes:
- a CDS encoding aminotransferase class I/II-fold pyridoxal phosphate-dependent enzyme, giving the protein MDKEQQMRAPVYEALEKLKKRRVVPFDVPGHKRGRGNPELVELLGEKCVSLDVNSMKPLDNLCHPVSVIKEAEELAAEAFRAEHAFFMVGGTTSSVQGMVLSCCKAGDKIILPRNVHKSVINALVLCGAIPVYVNPEVDVKLGISLGMQVSEVERAILENPDAVAVLVNNPTYYGICSDLRSIVRVAHEHHMLVLVDEAHGTHLYFGENLPVCAMDAGADMASVSMHKSGGSLTQSSLLLTGKGVNWEYVSQIINLTQTTSASYLLMSSLDISRRNLALRGKESFAKVAQMAEYARDEINSIGGFYAYGKDMVNGGSVYDFDVTKLSVYTRDIGLAGIEVYDLLRDEYDIQIELGDIANILAYISIGDRIQDIERLVGALADIKRLYSKDPAKMLNTEYINPKVLVSPQVAFYSQKESMPVRQTAGRICGEFVMCYPPGIPILAPGEMITPEIIEYIVYAKEKGCSMQGTEDPEVENLNVLAKK